In Mytilus trossulus isolate FHL-02 chromosome 6, PNRI_Mtr1.1.1.hap1, whole genome shotgun sequence, a single window of DNA contains:
- the LOC134722457 gene encoding gastrin/cholecystokinin type B receptor-like, whose product MNVSMLPVKNITQQLFDYIGDNISEFQFSADFDYEDILKEFPELFGNKGKDTGTWSPMTISLAVLYSIAFILGITGNIFVIAVVAQYKHMRTLTNVFLVNLTVGDLLVALICIPITLGEYVYKEYIFGTVMCKLAPFLQGSAVAVSALSLLFIGINRYFAIHRPLKAKIIFSKRKIYLMLVSVWVLSFSAFVPLLVVNHVQVTDFLSFKKRSCSEGWIRLQYKQIYNVFIFVLLFCIPLFVMVLAYTRIGMTLWGDEGKVFIETSRGHSYQAERILRQRRRTVKMLIAVVSIFCICWLPYYIVNIWIDTNLSDMSSTGFVTTYIYPVLQVLGLSNSVVNPVCYCFMSTGFRKAFLKLCCKRQLIKRGSNALLTIRFRSSEDSPIDSLETAISRDHHDHVITGTIKS is encoded by the coding sequence ATGAACGTATCGATGCTTCCGGTCAAAAATATAACGCAACAATTATTTGACTATATTGGAGATAATATTTCAGAATTTCAATTTTCGGCGGATTTTGATTATGAGGATATTTTAAAAGAGTTTCCCGAactttttggaaataaaggaaaAGACACTGGAACATGGAGTCCCATGACGATATCATTGGCAGTGCTTTATTCCATTGCTTTTATACTCGGAATAACaggaaatatttttgtaattgctGTTGTTGCACAGTACAAACATATGCGAACTTTAACCAATGTATTCCTTGTGAATTTGACGGTAGGAGATTTACTTGTAGCTCTAATATGCATTCCTATTACTCTTGGAGAATATGTTTATAAAGAGTATATATTCGGAACAGTAATGTGTAAACTTGCACCTTTCCTGCAGGGATCCGCCGTGGCAGTAAGTGCTCTGAGCCTTTTATTCATTGGTATAAATAGATACTTTGCTATCCATCGTCCACTCAAagctaaaattattttttcaaaaagaaaaatctacttaaTGTTGGTATCAGTGTGGGTACTTTCATTTTCGGCTTTTGTTCCTTTACTGGTGGTGAACCATGTGCAGGTGAcagattttttgtcttttaagaaACGTTCGTGTTCCGAAGGATGGATCCGattacaatataaacaaatttacaatgtattcatatttgttttgttgttttgtattcCACTTTTTGTGATGGTTTTAGCCTATACAAGAATAGGCATGACATTATGGGGAGACGAAGGGAAAGTTTTTATAGAAACATCACGGGGACATAGCTATCAAGCTGAACGGATTCTACGTCAAAGACGTCGGACTGTTAAAATGTTGATTGCCGTAGttagtatattttgtatttgttggcTGCCATATTACATCGTGAACATTTGGATTGACACAAATTTAAGCGACATGAGTTCTACAGGCTTTGTGACAACGTATATTTACCCGGTGCTACAGGTCCTTGGATTATCAAACTCTGTTGTAAACCCGGTGTGCTACTGTTTCATGAGTACCGGGTTTAGAAAGGCATTCCTAAAGCTTTGTTGTAAACGTCAACTCATAAAAAGAGGTTCGAACGCTTTGTTAACTATTAGATTCAGATCTAGTGAGGATAGTCCTATCGATAGTTTGGAAACGGCGATATCACGTGACCATCATGATCATGTGATAACAGGtacaataaaatcataa